Within the Longimicrobium sp. genome, the region TGGAGGACCGTTGTCCGGACGGCTCGGTGTCTCCCGTCGCCGGTCGCCACCCGCCCGTAGCTACGGAGGTGTACCGTCAACTCCTCCGGCGGGACTTTCACCCGCAAGAACACGCCGCCTTTGCACGGCGCACCACAGAGACACAGAGGAAACGACAAGAACGAAGGAGGGGTGCGGTGTCTCTCTTATGTTCCTTTCCGTTCCCTCTGTGCCTCTGTGTGATGGTTTTCGTTCCAGCGGTAGCGGCCAAGCGAGGTGCGGCCGCGGGCATCGAACTCCACGCCCTCGCCTTCCAGGAGGAAGCGCTGCACCAGCTCGCCGCCGGGGTAGGCGCGGCCGGTGCTGATGCCGCCGCGCGCGTTGATCACGCGGTGCCAGGGGACGGTGGTGCCGTCGGGGAGGGCGTGCAGGGCGTAGCCCACCAGGCGCGCATGGCCGGGGAGACCCGCGAGCGCCGCCACGTCGCCATAGGTGAGCACGCGCCCGGCGGGGATGCGGCGGACGACCTCCAAGATGCGGTTGTGGCTCCCGTCGTCGGTCATCGGGGCAGAGGCCGAAAGGCTGGGGCAGTACGCATCCCGCACGATGCCGCCGCGGGCCGCGCGGGGCAAGAAGGCGGACCGCGTGAACAAGATCCTTGACGGCTTCGGAAGTGGGTGCTAGATATCCAGCAGGGTGCTGGGTTTCCAGCACCCTGCTGGAATTCCCGCAGGACGTTCCCCACCTCCTCACGCGAGAGATGATCCGCATGGGTCCCGAGCTCACCGCACACCTCAGCCGCAGGGAGCGCCAGGTGATGGACGTGCTCTTTGCGCTGGGACAGGCCACCGTCAACGACATCCTGGAGCGCATCCCCGACCCGCCGAGCTACTCCGCCGTGCGCGCCACGCTGCGCACGCTGGTGGAAAAGGGCGAGGTGGAGCACCTGCAGGACGGCCCACGCTACCTCTACAAGCCGTTGGTGGCGAAGGAGAGCGCGCGCTCGGCGGCCCTCGGGCACCTGGTGCGCACCTTCTTTGGCGGAAGCGTGGAAGCGGCGGCGGCGGCGCTCCTGGGTATGTCGCGGCGCAAGCTGACCGATGCCGACCTGCGGCGGCTGGCGCAGCAGGTGGATGCCGCCCGCGACGAGGGGAGGTAGCATGGCCATCACCGAGCTCGCGTCCGCGTTGGAAATCGCCGGGCGCTACCTGCCGGAGCTTGCCCTCAAGTCCACGCTGGTGCTGGGTGTGGCGGGGGTGCTCGCCTTCCTCCTGCGCCGCCGCTCCGCCGCCGTGCGCCACATCGTGTGGACCACCGCCGTCGCCGGTGTGCTCGCTCTACCCTTCACGCAGCTCATCCCCGTGCGCATCGCCGTGCTCCCCGCGTCGCTCGCGGGGGCGCCGGCTCAGGTGGCGCGGGTGAATGATGCGGCGCCCGCGGTCACGCAGACGGTGGAAGAGGTCGCGCCATCGCCTCGGCCGCATTCGGAGCCCGTCCGGATGGCCGATGCGCCGGCGGCGTCCGCGTGGTGGCCGGCGGACGTGGACCGCACGACGCTGATGGTCGGCGTGTGGCTGCTGGTGGCGTCGGTGCTGGTGATGCGCGTGCTGGCGGGGACGGCGATGGTGTGGTGGCTGGCGCGGTCGGGCGAGCGCATCCAGGACGGCGAGTGGACGGCCGCCGCCGACCGCATCTCGCGCACCTTTGACGCACCCAGCGCGCGGCTGATCCGCACCCACTGGTCGGAGATGCCGATGACGTGGGGGTTCATCCGCCCCGTCGTTCTCCTACCCGCCGACTGCGACGAGTGGCCGGCCGAGCGGCGCGACGTGGTGCTGCGGCACGAGCTGGCGCACGTGGCCCGCCGCGACGTGGCGACGCTCGCCCTGGCCCAGCTCGCGTGCGCGGTGCACTGGTTCAACCCGCTCGCCTGGCTCGCGCTGCACCAGCTGCGCGCGGAGGCGGAGCGGTGCTGCGACGATGCCGTGCTGAGCACCGGCACCCGCGCCTCCGCATATGCCGCGCACCTGCTGGAGATGGTGCGCCTCATCGGCCGGGCACGCGTCCCCGCCGCGGTCGCGCTGCCGATGGCGCAGCGCTCGACCTTCGAGGGGCGCCTCCTCGCCATCCTGGAGCCGGGCGTGGAGCGCGGCACGCCGGGCCGCGCGCGGACGGCGCTGACCATGGGCGGCCTCCTCGCCGTCGTGGCCGCCGTCGGCGCGATGCGTCCGGTGGAGGCGATCACGGCCGATCTCGCCGCGATGCCGTCCGAGCCGGGGCGCGTGGAGGCGCGGGTGGTCTCCGCGTCGGTCGATGAAAAGCGGGGCGCGACGCCCGCCGTTCTCTCCGTGCTCCCGCGCTCCGGTCCCATCGCGGCGCTCCGGGATGCGTCGGCGCCCGCGATCCAGCAGGCGGCGGCGAGCGCGCAGGCGACCGCGGATGCGCAGGCGGCCGTGAGCTCGCAGGCGGATGCAAAGGCCCACACGACCGCGGCGCGGCAGATCAGCCCGGGCGCGATGACGGCGCTGGTGGCGGCGCTCAACGATGCGGACGGCGGCGTGCGGCGGAGCGCGATCCGGGCGCTCGGGTCGCTTTCGGACCCGCGCGCGGTGCAGGCGCTGATCGAGGCGCTGCGCACCGATGCGGATGCCACCGTGCGCAACACCGCCGCGTGGGCGCTGGGCGAGATCGAGAGCCGCACCGCGACCGCGGCGCTGGTGCAGGCGATGGCGTCGGAGCGCTCCATCGAGGTGCGCCGCACCATCGCGTGGGCGCTGGGGCAGATCGAGGACCCCGCCGCGGTCGAGGGGCTCGCCCGCGCCATGCGCGACCCCGACACCGAGCTGCGCGAGACGGCGGTGTGGGCGCTGGGCGAGATCGAAAGCCGCACCGCGGTCCCCGCCCTGACGTCGGCGCTGCGCGATGGCGACGTGGCGATGCGCCGCCTCGCCGCCTGGGCGCTGGGGCAGATCGAGGCGGCGGAGGCAGTGCCGGCGCTGGCCGCCGCGCTGCGCGACAGCGACCGCGAGGTGCGCGAAACCGCCGTGTGGGCGCTGGGCGAGATCGAGTCGGCGGACGCGGTGCCCGCGCTCAGCACGGTGCTGGGCGACTCCGACCCTCGCGTGCGCAACCAGGCGGCGTGGGCGCTGGGGCAGATCGAATCGGAGTCCGGCGTGGCGCCGCTCAGCCGCGCGCTGCAGGGTGACGCCGATCCCAGAGTGCGGCAGACGGCGGCGTGGGCGCTGGGCGAGATCGAGCGCGAATCCGCCATCCCCGCCCTCACCGCCGCGCTGCGCGACCGCGTCCCCGCCGTGCGCGCTACGGCGGCGTGGGCCATCGGCCAGGTGGAG harbors:
- a CDS encoding M56 family metallopeptidase, giving the protein MAITELASALEIAGRYLPELALKSTLVLGVAGVLAFLLRRRSAAVRHIVWTTAVAGVLALPFTQLIPVRIAVLPASLAGAPAQVARVNDAAPAVTQTVEEVAPSPRPHSEPVRMADAPAASAWWPADVDRTTLMVGVWLLVASVLVMRVLAGTAMVWWLARSGERIQDGEWTAAADRISRTFDAPSARLIRTHWSEMPMTWGFIRPVVLLPADCDEWPAERRDVVLRHELAHVARRDVATLALAQLACAVHWFNPLAWLALHQLRAEAERCCDDAVLSTGTRASAYAAHLLEMVRLIGRARVPAAVALPMAQRSTFEGRLLAILEPGVERGTPGRARTALTMGGLLAVVAAVGAMRPVEAITADLAAMPSEPGRVEARVVSASVDEKRGATPAVLSVLPRSGPIAALRDASAPAIQQAAASAQATADAQAAVSSQADAKAHTTAARQISPGAMTALVAALNDADGGVRRSAIRALGSLSDPRAVQALIEALRTDADATVRNTAAWALGEIESRTATAALVQAMASERSIEVRRTIAWALGQIEDPAAVEGLARAMRDPDTELRETAVWALGEIESRTAVPALTSALRDGDVAMRRLAAWALGQIEAAEAVPALAAALRDSDREVRETAVWALGEIESADAVPALSTVLGDSDPRVRNQAAWALGQIESESGVAPLSRALQGDADPRVRQTAAWALGEIERESAIPALTAALRDRVPAVRATAAWAIGQVEPDRAPAELSALLRDDDQTVRSNALWALGQTGDAAAIEPLLRDANPEVRRAAARALGGAPDPRPQPRPQPRPRPRPRPMN
- a CDS encoding BlaI/MecI/CopY family transcriptional regulator, which codes for MTASEVGARYPAGCWVSSTLLEFPQDVPHLLTREMIRMGPELTAHLSRRERQVMDVLFALGQATVNDILERIPDPPSYSAVRATLRTLVEKGEVEHLQDGPRYLYKPLVAKESARSAALGHLVRTFFGGSVEAAAAALLGMSRRKLTDADLRRLAQQVDAARDEGR
- a CDS encoding MGMT family protein, with protein sequence MTDDGSHNRILEVVRRIPAGRVLTYGDVAALAGLPGHARLVGYALHALPDGTTVPWHRVINARGGISTGRAYPGGELVQRFLLEGEGVEFDARGRTSLGRYRWNENHHTEAQRERKGT